A single genomic interval of Antarcticibacterium arcticum harbors:
- a CDS encoding aconitate hydratase, with protein MAYDIDMIRKVYSQMTQRVNKAREVVGKPLTLSEKILYSHLWDGETTQAFRRGKDYVDFAPDRIACQDATAQMALLQFMQAGKKTVAVPTTVHCDHLIQAKSGAFLDLQAANKSSREVFDFLESVSNKYGIGFWRPGAGIIHQVVLENYAFPGGMMIGTDSHTVNAGGLGMIAIGVGGADAVDVMAGMAWELKFPKLIGVKLTGKLSGWTAPKDVILKVAGILTVKGGTGAIIEYFGEGARSMSATGKGTICNMGAEVGATTSTFGYDDSMERYLNATNREDVASAANEIREYLTGDDEVYANPEQYFDEVIEINLSELRPHLNGPFTPDLATPISEMAVKAKENDWPINVDWGLIGSCTNSSYEDLTRAASIAKQAVDKKVKARSDFGINPGSETIRFTAERDGLLQIFEDLNATIFTNACGPCIGQWDRSDRKGDEKNTIVHSFNRNFSKRADGNPNTHAFVGSPEMVAAIAIAGRLDFDPTRDKLLNEDGVEVMLDEPTGIELPPKGFDVDDPGYVAPSEDGNHVEVKVAKDSERLQLLEPFEEWDGNNLTGAKLLIKAFGKCTTDHISMAGPWLRFRGHLDNISNNMLIGAINAFNMKTNYVKNQITGEYDGVPVVQRAYKAAGIPTVVVGDHNYGEGSSREHAAMEPRFLGVKVVLVKSFARIHETNLKKQGMLGITFQNEADYDLIQEDDTFNFTDLENFAPDRPLTIEVIHADGSKDIVMANHTYNQPQIEWYKNGSALNLIKKQSAA; from the coding sequence ATGGCATACGATATTGATATGATCAGGAAGGTTTACAGCCAAATGACACAACGTGTAAATAAAGCACGTGAAGTTGTGGGAAAACCTTTAACGCTTTCAGAAAAAATACTTTATTCGCATTTATGGGACGGGGAAACTACCCAGGCCTTTCGTCGGGGTAAGGACTATGTAGATTTTGCACCAGACAGGATTGCCTGCCAGGATGCAACCGCCCAAATGGCCCTGCTGCAATTCATGCAGGCTGGTAAAAAAACAGTGGCAGTACCTACTACGGTTCATTGTGACCACCTAATTCAGGCAAAGTCTGGGGCGTTTCTGGATCTTCAGGCTGCCAATAAGTCCAGTAGAGAAGTTTTTGATTTTTTAGAATCTGTATCCAATAAATACGGGATTGGTTTCTGGAGACCGGGAGCGGGAATCATTCACCAGGTGGTTTTGGAAAATTATGCATTTCCCGGTGGAATGATGATAGGAACAGATTCTCATACAGTAAATGCCGGAGGTCTGGGAATGATCGCAATTGGGGTTGGAGGCGCAGATGCCGTAGATGTTATGGCCGGAATGGCTTGGGAATTGAAATTCCCTAAACTTATTGGAGTTAAATTAACCGGAAAATTATCCGGCTGGACCGCTCCAAAAGATGTGATCTTAAAAGTTGCCGGAATCTTAACCGTGAAAGGTGGAACAGGTGCCATTATTGAATATTTTGGCGAAGGAGCCCGCTCTATGTCGGCTACCGGGAAAGGAACTATTTGTAATATGGGTGCCGAAGTTGGAGCAACCACTTCCACCTTTGGGTATGATGATTCAATGGAGCGCTATCTTAATGCCACCAATCGTGAAGATGTTGCTAGTGCTGCCAATGAAATAAGAGAATATCTTACAGGTGATGATGAAGTGTATGCAAATCCCGAACAATATTTTGATGAAGTAATCGAGATCAACCTTTCTGAATTAAGGCCACACCTTAACGGGCCTTTCACTCCAGATCTTGCCACTCCTATTTCTGAAATGGCTGTAAAAGCCAAGGAAAATGACTGGCCAATAAATGTAGACTGGGGGTTGATAGGTTCATGTACCAACTCTTCCTATGAAGATCTTACGCGTGCCGCTTCAATTGCGAAACAGGCAGTAGATAAAAAAGTAAAAGCAAGGTCTGATTTTGGAATTAATCCGGGTTCTGAAACCATTCGTTTTACAGCAGAGCGTGATGGCTTACTTCAAATCTTCGAAGATCTTAATGCGACAATATTTACCAATGCCTGCGGCCCATGTATTGGCCAGTGGGACAGAAGTGACCGTAAAGGTGATGAGAAGAATACCATAGTGCATTCTTTTAACAGGAATTTCTCCAAACGTGCAGATGGAAATCCCAACACGCATGCATTCGTAGGGTCCCCAGAGATGGTTGCCGCTATTGCAATTGCGGGTAGACTGGATTTTGATCCTACCCGTGATAAATTGCTTAATGAAGACGGGGTAGAAGTAATGCTGGATGAGCCTACAGGAATTGAACTTCCTCCAAAAGGATTTGATGTTGATGATCCGGGATATGTTGCCCCATCTGAAGACGGAAACCATGTGGAAGTAAAGGTCGCTAAGGATAGTGAGAGATTGCAATTACTGGAGCCTTTTGAAGAATGGGATGGGAATAACCTAACCGGTGCAAAATTGCTTATAAAAGCATTTGGAAAATGTACTACAGATCATATTTCAATGGCAGGTCCCTGGTTGAGATTTAGAGGTCATCTGGATAATATCTCAAATAATATGCTTATTGGTGCCATTAACGCCTTTAACATGAAAACAAATTATGTGAAAAACCAGATCACAGGGGAATATGATGGTGTTCCGGTGGTACAAAGAGCTTATAAGGCGGCAGGAATTCCAACAGTTGTAGTTGGAGATCACAATTATGGTGAAGGTTCTTCGAGAGAACATGCAGCCATGGAGCCACGGTTTTTAGGAGTAAAGGTCGTTCTTGTGAAATCCTTTGCAAGGATACACGAAACCAACCTTAAAAAGCAGGGAATGCTGGGTATTACATTCCAAAATGAGGCAGATTATGACTTAATCCAGGAAGATGATACTTTTAATTTCACAGACCTTGAGAATTTTGCACCGGACAGACCTTTAACTATTGAGGTGATTCATGCAGATGGCAGTAAAGATATTGTGATGGCAAACCATACATATAACCAACCGCAAATTGAATGGTACAAAAATGGATCGGCATTGAACCTTATTAAAAAACAAAGTGCCGCCTAA
- a CDS encoding TlpA family protein disulfide reductase, with translation MKLFKNQWSNILIGVIILAFIIPGTRKPIQIFLNKIFSFSPSITSEEDRKSIASYEWTLEKNNKDRANLSESEGEVVLINFWATWCPPCIAEMPSFQELYKDYQDKITFIFVSSEDHETVRGYLNRKSFTLPAYRPLSQPPAPMNGNTLPTTYLLDKQGNIVIKKVGAADWNSSSVRETIDGLLVK, from the coding sequence ATGAAACTCTTTAAAAATCAATGGTCAAACATACTTATTGGGGTAATTATTCTTGCATTTATCATCCCGGGAACGCGGAAACCAATACAGATATTTTTAAATAAAATATTTTCTTTTAGCCCCTCCATTACTTCTGAAGAGGACAGAAAATCTATTGCGAGCTATGAATGGACTCTCGAAAAAAATAACAAGGACCGCGCAAATTTATCTGAAAGTGAAGGGGAAGTAGTGCTTATAAATTTTTGGGCGACCTGGTGCCCTCCCTGTATCGCCGAGATGCCCAGTTTTCAGGAATTGTATAAAGATTACCAGGATAAAATAACTTTTATATTTGTTTCTTCAGAAGATCATGAAACAGTTCGTGGATATTTGAATCGAAAAAGTTTTACCCTGCCTGCTTACAGGCCATTAAGCCAGCCTCCTGCCCCTATGAATGGAAATACGCTCCCTACCACGTATCTATTGGACAAACAGGGAAATATTGTAATTAAAAAAGTAGGAGCTGCCGACTGGAACAGTAGTAGTGTAAGGGAAACTATTGATGGGCTATTGGTAAAATAG
- a CDS encoding lycopene cyclase family protein produces MSLNYDYIIIGGGLAGLQLALEFGTDRFFEQKTFAVIDPSLKDTNDKTWCFWEQGKGKWDDIIYKSWERGLFISSEKNIELDLLPYTYKMLRSLDFYNYIRSRLKDLPNVTFITDEIESIDEASCIAYGSKDSYSALHIFDSRITGDYLNDPETSTVFQHFKGWKITTNEARFDPEIFTMMDYRLKYQGSTSFTYVLPLSPTEALIEYTFFTPFLTEEAIYDHQLKTYIETFLNINEYQIKETEKGVIPMTTYPFHKDTTPRITKIGTAGSWVKGSSGYSFKHTEKKVTQIISNIKRGAEPGEDLTNKKFRWYDAIFLDVLARNNEMGEDIFSKLYSKNSPQEIFKFLDEETTVTEDLKIMFSLYHPQFLRSFFRKTF; encoded by the coding sequence ATGTCTTTAAATTATGATTACATAATCATTGGGGGAGGCCTGGCCGGACTTCAGCTGGCACTGGAATTTGGGACCGACAGATTTTTTGAACAAAAAACCTTTGCAGTAATTGATCCTTCGTTAAAGGATACAAATGATAAAACCTGGTGTTTTTGGGAGCAGGGAAAAGGTAAATGGGACGATATTATATATAAGAGCTGGGAACGGGGACTTTTTATTTCTTCGGAAAAAAACATAGAACTAGACCTTTTGCCCTATACCTATAAAATGCTGCGGTCTCTGGATTTTTACAATTATATAAGATCACGGCTGAAAGATTTGCCCAATGTTACATTTATAACAGATGAGATCGAATCTATAGACGAGGCTTCATGCATAGCTTACGGCAGTAAAGATTCTTACAGTGCCTTACATATATTTGACAGCCGCATAACAGGTGACTACCTCAATGATCCTGAAACTTCCACTGTTTTTCAGCACTTCAAAGGCTGGAAGATCACCACCAATGAAGCTCGATTTGATCCTGAGATCTTTACTATGATGGATTACCGGTTGAAATATCAAGGAAGTACAAGTTTTACATATGTACTGCCCCTATCTCCTACAGAGGCACTTATAGAATATACTTTCTTTACCCCTTTTCTTACTGAAGAAGCTATCTATGATCATCAATTAAAGACTTATATAGAAACCTTTCTAAACATTAATGAATACCAGATAAAAGAAACGGAAAAAGGTGTAATCCCCATGACAACCTATCCTTTTCATAAAGACACTACCCCCAGAATTACCAAGATTGGTACGGCAGGATCCTGGGTAAAAGGATCATCTGGATACTCTTTTAAACATACAGAAAAAAAAGTAACACAAATTATTTCAAATATTAAAAGAGGAGCTGAACCAGGGGAAGATCTTACCAATAAAAAATTTCGCTGGTATGATGCGATTTTTCTGGATGTTTTGGCAAGAAATAATGAAATGGGAGAAGATATCTTTAGTAAATTATACAGTAAAAACTCTCCGCAGGAAATATTTAAATTCCTTGATGAAGAAACCACAGTTACTGAAGATCTAAAAATTATGTTTTCTCTCTATCATCCTCAATTCTTAAGATCGTTTTTCAGAAAAACATTTTGA